One Natrinema salaciae genomic region harbors:
- the serA gene encoding phosphoglycerate dehydrogenase: protein MKVLVTDPIADAGLDVLRDAGHEVETGYELEDDDLLEAVSDAHGMIVRSGTEVTEDVLEAAEDLVIVGRAGIGVDNIDIDAAKDHGVIVANAPEGNVRAAAEHTVAMTFAAARSIPQAHIRLKNGEWAKSDYLGTELNGKTLGVVGLGRVGQEVAKKLDSLGMDIVAYDPYISEERADRIGAELVDLEESLERADFLTVHTPLTPETEGLISEDELDLLGDGYLINCARGGVVDEDALAAKVEDGTLAGAALDVFAEEPLSAESPLLEHDEIIVTPHLGASTEAAQENVATSTASQVNAALIGEPVANALNAPSIDESAFPRVQPYIELAETAGKVAAQLLEGRIEDIEVVYEGDIADEDVEFVTASALKGVFQPLEWQVNAVNAPQIAEDRGVDVTESKTRQAEDFQSLVSVTVSNDDSEVSVDGTLFAGDDPRIVRIDGYRVDAIPHGRMVVARNTDEPGVIGLIGSVMGDHGVNIAGMFNARETIGGEALTVYNVDSEVPADAKEELESDERIIAINDITLNGQA, encoded by the coding sequence ATGAAGGTTCTCGTCACGGACCCGATCGCAGATGCGGGTCTGGACGTACTCAGAGACGCCGGCCACGAGGTCGAGACGGGCTACGAACTCGAGGACGACGACCTCCTCGAGGCGGTATCGGACGCACACGGCATGATCGTTCGCTCGGGAACGGAAGTCACCGAGGACGTCCTCGAGGCCGCCGAGGACCTGGTCATCGTCGGCCGAGCCGGGATCGGCGTCGACAACATCGACATCGACGCCGCGAAAGACCACGGCGTCATCGTCGCCAACGCACCGGAAGGAAACGTTCGCGCGGCGGCCGAACACACCGTCGCGATGACGTTCGCGGCCGCTCGCTCCATCCCACAGGCACACATCCGCCTCAAAAACGGCGAGTGGGCGAAAAGCGACTACCTCGGAACCGAGCTCAACGGCAAGACCCTGGGCGTCGTCGGCCTCGGCCGCGTCGGCCAGGAAGTCGCCAAGAAGCTCGACTCGCTGGGCATGGACATCGTCGCGTACGACCCGTACATCAGCGAGGAGCGGGCCGACCGCATCGGTGCCGAACTCGTCGATCTCGAGGAGAGCCTCGAACGGGCGGACTTCCTCACGGTTCACACGCCGCTTACGCCGGAGACTGAAGGCCTGATCAGCGAGGACGAACTCGATCTGCTGGGCGACGGCTACCTGATCAACTGCGCCCGCGGCGGCGTCGTCGACGAGGACGCGCTGGCCGCCAAGGTCGAGGACGGCACTCTCGCCGGTGCGGCGCTGGACGTCTTCGCCGAGGAACCGCTCTCGGCCGAGTCGCCGCTACTCGAGCACGACGAGATCATCGTCACGCCCCACCTCGGGGCCTCGACGGAAGCCGCACAGGAGAACGTCGCGACCTCGACGGCCTCGCAGGTCAACGCCGCGCTGATCGGCGAACCGGTCGCGAACGCGCTGAACGCGCCGTCGATCGACGAGAGCGCGTTCCCCCGCGTCCAGCCTTACATCGAGCTCGCGGAGACCGCCGGCAAGGTCGCCGCTCAGCTGCTCGAGGGCCGCATCGAAGACATCGAGGTCGTCTACGAGGGCGACATCGCCGACGAGGACGTCGAGTTCGTCACCGCGAGCGCGCTGAAGGGCGTCTTCCAGCCGCTCGAGTGGCAGGTCAACGCGGTCAACGCGCCCCAGATCGCGGAGGATCGCGGCGTCGACGTCACCGAATCCAAGACCCGCCAGGCCGAGGACTTCCAGAGTCTCGTCTCCGTGACCGTCAGCAACGACGACAGCGAGGTCTCGGTCGACGGAACGCTGTTCGCCGGCGACGACCCGCGCATCGTCCGTATCGACGGCTACCGCGTCGACGCCATCCCCCACGGCCGGATGGTCGTCGCGCGCAACACGGACGAACCCGGCGTCATCGGTCTCATCGGCTCCGTGATGGGCGACCACGGCGTCAACATCGCCGGCATGTTCAACGCCCGCGAAACCATCGGCGGCGAGGCGCTGACCGTCTACAACGTCGACAGCGAGGTCCCCGCGGACGCGAAGGAGGAACTCGAGTCCGACGAGCGGATCATCGCCATCAACGACATCACGCTGAACGGCCAGGCCTGA
- the hisI gene encoding phosphoribosyl-AMP cyclohydrolase, giving the protein MDDDVAVDFGEDGLVPAVAQDVDTGEVLMLAYVSPDALERTRETGRAHYYSRSRDELWEKGATSGHVQDVAEVRVDCDADTLLYLVDQEGGACHTGHRSCFYRTIDGETVGEQVFDPDAVYE; this is encoded by the coding sequence ATGGACGACGACGTTGCGGTCGACTTCGGCGAGGACGGACTCGTCCCCGCAGTGGCACAGGACGTCGACACCGGCGAGGTGCTCATGCTCGCGTACGTCTCGCCGGACGCCCTCGAGCGGACCCGCGAGACCGGCCGCGCGCACTACTACTCCCGGAGCCGGGACGAACTCTGGGAGAAGGGGGCGACCAGCGGCCACGTTCAGGACGTCGCCGAGGTCCGAGTCGACTGCGACGCCGACACCCTTCTCTACCTGGTCGACCAGGAGGGCGGCGCGTGTCACACCGGCCACCGGTCGTGTTTCTACCGGACGATCGACGGGGAGACCGTCGGCGAACAGGTGTTCGATCCCGACGCCGTCTACGAGTGA